A window from Moritella sp. F3 encodes these proteins:
- the gspE gene encoding type II secretion system ATPase GspE: MSSLEYEEVSESERLPFSFAKKFGVVLSEIEAAWVLFHKADVLPATILEVRRNLGQPFQLVLLDDEAFELKLTQVFQRDSSEARQLMQDIGNEVDFFTLAEELPTEEDLLESDDDAPIIKLINAMLSEAIKEGASDIHVETFERALVIRFRIDGVLREILKPNRQLASLLISRIKVMSKMDIAEKRIPQDGRISLRIGGRGVDVRVSTLPSSFGERVVMRLLDKNNAKLELEHLGMTLDNRNKMSELIHKPHGIILVTGPTGSGKSTTLYAALSDINSKDRNILTVEDPIEYQLDGIGQTQVNPKVDMTFSRGLRAILRQDPDVVMIGEVRDLETAQIAVQASLTGHLVLSTLHTNTAVGAVTRLRDMGLEPFLLSSSVLGVLAQRLVRTLCSECRESAAPTERELEQLASNRVANVSAIYHPKGCENCNNTGYRGRTGIHELLIVDEDVRDMIHSGAGEQIVERHIRPFTPSIRQDGIAKVLAGVTTLEEVLRVTREG, translated from the coding sequence ATGAGTAGTCTGGAATATGAAGAAGTCAGTGAAAGTGAACGTTTGCCTTTTTCATTTGCGAAAAAATTCGGTGTTGTCTTAAGTGAAATTGAAGCTGCTTGGGTGTTATTCCATAAAGCGGATGTTTTACCTGCGACTATATTAGAAGTCCGCCGTAACTTAGGTCAGCCGTTTCAGTTGGTATTGTTAGATGATGAGGCGTTTGAGCTAAAACTGACGCAAGTGTTTCAACGTGATTCATCAGAAGCCAGACAGCTAATGCAAGACATTGGTAATGAAGTTGATTTCTTTACCTTAGCGGAAGAGTTACCGACTGAAGAAGATTTACTGGAGTCGGATGATGATGCGCCGATCATTAAATTGATCAACGCCATGCTCAGTGAGGCGATCAAAGAAGGTGCGTCAGATATTCACGTCGAAACCTTCGAACGGGCACTGGTAATCCGTTTCCGTATTGATGGGGTATTAAGAGAGATCTTAAAGCCAAATCGCCAGTTAGCGTCATTATTAATATCACGTATTAAAGTGATGTCAAAAATGGATATCGCGGAAAAACGTATACCTCAAGATGGTCGTATTTCGCTGCGTATTGGTGGTCGTGGTGTTGACGTACGTGTATCTACCTTGCCATCAAGTTTTGGCGAGCGTGTGGTAATGCGTTTACTGGATAAAAACAACGCTAAATTAGAATTAGAACACCTAGGGATGACGTTAGATAATCGTAACAAGATGTCTGAACTTATTCATAAGCCGCACGGCATTATTTTGGTTACTGGCCCGACGGGTTCGGGTAAGAGTACCACGCTGTATGCGGCACTATCGGATATCAACAGTAAAGACCGTAATATCTTAACGGTTGAAGACCCGATTGAGTATCAGCTCGATGGTATTGGGCAAACCCAAGTGAACCCTAAAGTTGATATGACCTTTTCACGTGGACTACGTGCTATTTTACGTCAAGATCCCGATGTCGTGATGATTGGTGAAGTACGTGATTTAGAGACAGCACAAATTGCAGTTCAAGCAAGTTTAACGGGTCACTTAGTATTATCTACTCTACATACCAATACCGCCGTCGGTGCGGTGACGCGTTTACGTGATATGGGATTAGAACCTTTCTTATTGTCTTCAAGCGTACTCGGTGTGCTCGCGCAACGATTAGTGCGAACGCTGTGTTCTGAGTGTCGAGAAAGTGCAGCGCCGACGGAGCGTGAACTTGAACAGCTAGCATCAAATCGGGTTGCCAATGTCAGTGCGATTTATCACCCGAAAGGTTGTGAAAATTGTAACAACACGGGTTATCGTGGGCGTACCGGTATTCATGAATTACTTATTGTCGATGAAGATGTGCGTGACATGATCCACAGCGGTGCGGGTGAACAGATTGTTGAGCGCCATATCCGCCCATTTACACCAAGCATTCGTCAAGATGGTATCGCTAAAGTGCTTGCTGGTGTTACTACCCTCGAAGAAGTTCTTCGTGTAACAAGAGAGGGGTAA